One Armatimonadota bacterium genomic window carries:
- a CDS encoding ABC transporter permease subunit, with protein MKKPGAFYGLKSIVVKEWMHLKRDRTTLVIALLMPMLQLTIFGYAIDFDVRHIPTAVVDLDRSRESRTYLSKLAATGYLDIVSRPNSADQAADMVRAGDVKVVVTILSGFSRETLAGRPGPVGVMVDGSDSQVAIRARSAFMSGSPAATSGVDPRLTVLYNPTSRTATFMIPGLMAVILQMVSVTLTAFSIVREKENGTLEQLMVTPVSRLGLMVGKILPYLGLAMVELGVVLVAANIVFDVPSKGSLIALTVMTLPFVFASLAIGLLISTVSKTQAQALQLVQLTLLPSILLSGYVAPRDTMPGWLYFVSAFFPATHYVQITRGIMVRGAYFMDLLTPFFALILLAMVLVLISARQFRKSLN; from the coding sequence GAAGAGCATCGTGGTCAAGGAATGGATGCATCTCAAGCGTGATCGAACGACTCTGGTTATCGCCCTGCTCATGCCGATGCTCCAGCTCACCATTTTTGGTTATGCGATCGATTTCGACGTACGCCATATTCCTACCGCCGTGGTTGATCTCGACCGAAGTCGCGAGTCACGAACCTATCTGTCAAAACTAGCGGCGACCGGCTATCTCGACATCGTGAGCCGACCAAATTCGGCGGATCAGGCGGCGGACATGGTTCGAGCTGGCGACGTAAAAGTTGTCGTCACTATTCTGTCGGGCTTCAGCCGGGAGACTTTGGCGGGCCGACCCGGACCAGTGGGAGTGATGGTCGATGGTTCCGACAGTCAGGTGGCTATTCGGGCGCGATCGGCGTTCATGTCAGGTTCTCCTGCGGCGACGAGTGGTGTCGATCCACGATTGACGGTTTTGTATAATCCCACGAGCCGAACCGCAACATTTATGATCCCAGGGTTGATGGCGGTCATCCTTCAAATGGTCAGCGTCACTCTGACCGCGTTTAGCATTGTGCGCGAGAAGGAAAACGGAACGCTCGAACAACTGATGGTCACTCCGGTCAGCCGTCTTGGGCTGATGGTAGGGAAGATTCTGCCCTATCTGGGCTTGGCCATGGTCGAGCTTGGAGTGGTGCTCGTGGCGGCGAACATCGTCTTCGATGTGCCGTCAAAGGGGAGCCTGATCGCTCTCACGGTCATGACGCTGCCGTTTGTTTTTGCGTCGCTGGCCATCGGCCTCCTCATCAGCACCGTGAGCAAGACCCAGGCCCAAGCCCTTCAGCTTGTCCAGCTCACTCTGCTCCCGAGCATTTTGTTGTCGGGCTACGTCGCACCCCGAGACACGATGCCGGGTTGGCTCTACTTCGTCAGCGCGTTCTTTCCCGCCACCCACTATGTGCAAATCACGCGGGGAATCATGGTTCGCGGTGCGTACTTCATGGACCTTCTGACGCCCTTTTTCGCCCTGATTTTGTTGGCGATGGTGCTGGTGCTGATCTCGGCCCGGCAGTTCCGAAAGAGCCTGAACTAG
- a CDS encoding aldo/keto reductase encodes MKYASLGRTGLQVSRLCLGTMNFGPHATKEESFAIMDRALEHRINFFDTADVYGWQRGEGITEQIIGDWFAQGGNRRERVVIATKLYGDMGKDELTDWPNTNRVTALHIRRACEGSLKRMKTDYIDVYQMHHIYRAAPWEEIWEAFEILKTQGKILYVGSSNFAGWHIVQANEAAAKRNTLGLVTEQSKYSLLQREIEMEVGPAAEAYGVGVIPWSPLAGGILGGVIKTTDGARRHNDHAKATIEKHRDALTKWEDLCESIGEKPADVALAWTLSKSFVTAPIIGPRTIEQLDGSLRALEIEITSELNEKIDAIFPAFKTSPEHYAW; translated from the coding sequence ATGAAGTACGCCTCCCTCGGCCGAACCGGCCTTCAGGTTTCTCGACTCTGCCTCGGCACCATGAACTTTGGCCCTCATGCCACCAAGGAAGAGAGCTTTGCCATCATGGATCGAGCGCTCGAGCACCGCATCAATTTCTTCGACACCGCCGACGTCTACGGTTGGCAACGCGGCGAGGGCATCACTGAGCAGATCATCGGTGACTGGTTCGCCCAGGGCGGCAACCGCCGCGAGCGCGTGGTCATCGCCACCAAGCTCTACGGCGACATGGGCAAGGACGAACTGACGGACTGGCCCAACACCAATCGGGTGACGGCCCTGCATATCCGCCGAGCTTGCGAAGGCTCGCTGAAGCGCATGAAGACGGACTACATCGACGTCTACCAGATGCACCACATCTACCGCGCTGCGCCGTGGGAAGAGATTTGGGAAGCCTTTGAAATACTCAAGACTCAGGGCAAGATTCTGTATGTCGGCTCGTCCAACTTTGCGGGATGGCACATCGTCCAGGCGAATGAAGCTGCCGCCAAGCGCAACACCCTCGGTCTCGTCACCGAGCAGTCGAAGTACTCGCTCCTTCAGCGCGAAATCGAGATGGAAGTCGGTCCCGCCGCCGAAGCCTATGGTGTGGGCGTCATTCCGTGGTCACCGCTGGCCGGAGGAATCCTGGGCGGCGTCATCAAGACCACCGACGGAGCTCGACGACACAACGACCACGCCAAAGCCACCATCGAAAAGCATCGCGACGCCCTGACCAAGTGGGAGGACCTGTGCGAATCGATCGGCGAGAAGCCGGCGGATGTCGCCCTGGCTTGGACCCTCTCGAAGTCGTTCGTCACGGCGCCGATCATCGGTCCGCGAACCATCGAACAACTCGACGGTTCTCTCCGAGCGCTCGAAATCGAGATCACGTCCGAGTTGAACGAGAAGATCGACGCGATCTTCCCGGCGTTCAAGACCTCGCCTGAGCACTACGCCTGGTAA
- a CDS encoding MerC family mercury resistance protein, with amino-acid sequence MGVGGSSPLERAKFSTYFVPSTGIKYILKTNSLDPDRLGTIASTICAIHCAITGIAVSVLSIIGFTMLQSPYLEWGFLGMALVFGCWAAWRGFAKHHSWMPVFIFLVGFVLLGGSHLVVAHRADGTPSGYAELFSVLGGVCLVSFHYINRLHMKSCER; translated from the coding sequence CTGGGGGTCGGAGGTTCGAGTCCTCTCGAGCGCGCCAAATTTTCTACCTATTTTGTACCCTCTACGGGTATAAAGTATATATTGAAAACGAATTCCCTCGATCCTGATCGGTTGGGAACGATAGCGAGCACAATCTGCGCTATCCATTGCGCGATTACCGGCATCGCAGTTAGCGTCCTGTCCATAATTGGCTTTACCATGCTCCAGTCGCCTTACTTGGAGTGGGGCTTTTTGGGCATGGCGTTAGTCTTCGGTTGCTGGGCGGCGTGGCGAGGCTTTGCGAAGCACCATTCTTGGATGCCAGTCTTCATTTTCTTGGTAGGGTTTGTTCTGCTGGGTGGCTCGCACTTGGTCGTCGCCCATCGAGCGGATGGCACGCCAAGCGGCTACGCCGAGCTATTTTCGGTGCTCGGTGGTGTTTGCCTCGTAAGTTTCCACTACATCAACCGCCTGCACATGAAGTCGTGCGAGCGATAA
- a CDS encoding proline dehydrogenase: MSLARNFVLKTSSLKPVESLVKKSFLFRPLVSRFIAGDTLEQAITETEQILSAGPRITLDYLGENAHSESEALASCQMYAQMLDRIDQSDKVRAWRTNHSGTEPMNISIKLTQCGLDQGSDFAEANYRKVVERAVELDNFVRIDMESSDYTERTVDIVTRVHQELPNTGTVLQSYLHRNDDDVDLMIEKKIRTRLVKGAYLEPAAVAYQDKAKVDEQYVAQAKRFLDKGTYPAIATQDEKIILELKQYVESNNIDKSGFEFQMLLGIRRDLQSSLVAEGYNVRIYVPYGDQWYPYFTRRLAERPANAFFILKNLLKK; encoded by the coding sequence ATGTCGCTTGCTCGAAATTTCGTTCTCAAGACCTCTAGCCTCAAGCCGGTCGAGTCTCTGGTTAAGAAGTCGTTTCTTTTCCGTCCTCTCGTCAGCCGTTTCATCGCCGGAGATACCCTCGAACAAGCCATCACCGAGACGGAGCAGATTCTCTCGGCCGGCCCTAGGATTACGCTCGACTACCTGGGAGAGAACGCCCATTCGGAGTCGGAAGCGTTGGCATCCTGCCAAATGTACGCCCAGATGCTCGACCGCATCGACCAGTCGGACAAGGTTCGCGCGTGGCGCACCAACCACTCCGGCACAGAGCCGATGAACATTTCGATCAAACTCACGCAATGTGGACTCGATCAGGGCAGCGACTTTGCCGAGGCCAACTACCGAAAGGTGGTGGAGCGAGCAGTTGAGCTGGACAACTTTGTCCGTATCGACATGGAGTCGTCGGACTATACCGAGCGAACGGTGGACATCGTCACTCGCGTGCACCAGGAGTTGCCCAACACCGGCACCGTTCTCCAGAGCTATCTGCATCGCAATGACGACGACGTCGATCTTATGATCGAGAAAAAGATTCGCACCCGATTGGTGAAGGGCGCGTACCTGGAGCCAGCGGCAGTGGCCTACCAAGACAAGGCGAAAGTCGACGAACAATATGTAGCCCAGGCCAAGCGATTCCTCGACAAGGGCACCTATCCTGCTATTGCCACTCAGGATGAAAAGATCATCTTAGAGCTCAAGCAGTACGTCGAATCGAACAATATCGACAAGTCGGGCTTCGAATTCCAGATGCTTCTCGGCATCCGCCGAGATCTGCAGTCCAGCCTCGTGGCTGAGGGCTACAACGTGCGTATCTATGTTCCCTATGGCGACCAGTGGTACCCGTACTTTACACGCCGCCTGGCCGAACGACCAGCGAATGCCTTCTTCATTTTGAAGAACCTACTGAAGAAGTAA
- the dusB gene encoding tRNA dihydrouridine synthase DusB: MFSVGSIKIDPPLILAPMEDVTSLPMRIIAKRIGNPGLVFTEFVSAMAIRYGAVKTFKKMQIHPDERPLGIQIFGAEPDVMADTARIAEDMGADLVDINMGCWVPKVCKTGSGAALLKDPDTAESIVKAVVQAVKVPVTVKVRAGWDYSLFAAPDLARRFQDAGAQMLTLHARFAKQGFDGQADWDLIKRLRESVSVPLVGNGDVKTAEDALTMMRETGCDGVMVGRAAISNPWALGKISAAMQGLPEPKEPTLQERIDTALLHARLQVAYECELSSYEEAKEHPDFLLNEGRAIRSLRGQLPMYIKGIPGAAQIRSELYQANKVEDLIRIFEGLQAVPA; this comes from the coding sequence GTGTTCTCCGTAGGCTCCATCAAGATCGATCCGCCGCTCATCCTAGCGCCGATGGAGGACGTCACTTCCCTGCCGATGCGCATCATCGCCAAGCGAATCGGCAATCCGGGACTGGTTTTCACCGAGTTCGTAAGCGCGATGGCCATCCGCTACGGGGCGGTGAAAACGTTCAAGAAGATGCAGATCCACCCCGACGAACGTCCGCTGGGCATCCAGATTTTCGGGGCGGAGCCCGACGTCATGGCCGATACCGCCCGTATTGCCGAGGATATGGGAGCCGACTTGGTGGACATCAACATGGGATGTTGGGTGCCGAAGGTTTGCAAAACCGGCTCAGGAGCCGCACTCCTGAAGGACCCCGACACCGCCGAGTCGATCGTGAAGGCCGTTGTGCAGGCCGTGAAGGTACCGGTGACAGTCAAGGTCCGCGCCGGGTGGGACTATTCCCTATTTGCCGCGCCCGATCTTGCCCGTCGGTTTCAGGATGCCGGCGCCCAGATGCTGACGCTTCATGCTCGTTTTGCCAAGCAGGGGTTCGATGGCCAAGCTGACTGGGACCTGATCAAGCGCCTTCGCGAGTCGGTTTCGGTGCCGCTCGTCGGCAATGGCGATGTCAAAACGGCGGAAGACGCACTCACGATGATGCGCGAGACCGGATGCGACGGCGTCATGGTGGGCCGTGCGGCGATCTCAAATCCATGGGCGCTCGGCAAGATTTCCGCGGCGATGCAAGGCCTACCGGAGCCGAAAGAGCCGACGCTCCAAGAGCGAATCGACACGGCGCTGCTCCACGCTCGCCTGCAGGTTGCCTACGAATGCGAGCTTTCGAGCTATGAAGAGGCCAAAGAGCATCCTGATTTCTTGCTGAATGAGGGGCGAGCGATTCGCTCGTTGCGCGGGCAATTGCCGATGTACATCAAGGGCATTCCGGGGGCCGCACAAATCCGGTCGGAGCTTTACCAAGCGAATAAAGTCGAGGACCTTATCCGAATCTTCGAAGGCCTACAAGCCGTTCCCGCCTAA
- a CDS encoding PEP-CTERM sorting domain-containing protein translates to MRLLTVLGGVLLPLSVLAVVPGTSSDTNTSDFQSVGRIGGASGVLVGADLVLTAKHVGSGAFTLPGYGTFNVIANSTVNDPNADLTLFRIDTGGMSLPYTTIDVSAMNFGDAVTMVGYGSSGMTNGAGTGYDINLSSGIRRKAVGNYEFTDYIDEPGYQAGYSLIAPLRHDGQAALAGGDSGGGWFRNGYLVGTNAFIGTYGNWSNYIFSTSNTDFFVSGAISLSDNVQFLRDNNVTFVPEPASFAAMALGLAGLAIRRKRA, encoded by the coding sequence ATGCGTTTGCTTACTGTTCTCGGCGGTGTTCTATTGCCGCTTTCCGTGTTGGCGGTTGTCCCCGGTACCTCGTCGGATACCAACACTTCAGATTTTCAGTCCGTTGGCCGAATCGGTGGCGCTTCTGGTGTGCTCGTCGGCGCTGACCTCGTTCTGACAGCCAAACATGTTGGCTCGGGGGCGTTTACGCTTCCTGGCTACGGCACGTTCAATGTCATCGCTAACTCGACGGTAAACGATCCGAATGCGGACTTGACTCTTTTTCGAATCGACACCGGGGGCATGTCGCTTCCGTACACGACGATCGACGTGAGCGCGATGAATTTTGGCGACGCGGTTACGATGGTTGGCTACGGCAGTTCTGGCATGACCAATGGCGCAGGCACTGGGTACGACATCAACCTCAGCAGTGGAATCCGCCGCAAAGCCGTCGGCAACTACGAGTTCACGGATTACATCGATGAGCCGGGCTACCAGGCCGGATACTCGTTAATCGCGCCGCTTCGCCACGATGGGCAGGCCGCATTGGCTGGTGGCGACTCTGGCGGCGGTTGGTTCCGCAATGGTTATCTTGTTGGCACCAACGCGTTCATCGGCACGTACGGAAACTGGAGCAATTACATCTTCAGCACCAGCAACACCGACTTCTTTGTGTCGGGTGCGATTTCTCTGTCGGACAACGTGCAGTTCCTGCGTGACAATAACGTCACGTTTGTTCCCGAGCCTGCTTCGTTCGCCGCGATGGCGCTCGGTTTGGCTGGCTTGGCGATTCGCCGCAAGCGAGCCTAA
- a CDS encoding phosphatase PAP2 family protein, whose translation MDLDLFRSINLGWRNPLCDVFFAALSYSGLGSCVAIVAIVLLLKKEARIYAFSMGLAAILGGTAIAHTFKGLMPRERPSNLPFAVVQEPIYHSSFPSAHTATAFAVATALAILASRQGRWWGVILAYVWAFGVGLSRIYRGVHWPTDVAGGICAGIIGGCLATIIIDLVTKGGPSKKA comes from the coding sequence GTGGATCTCGACCTCTTCCGCTCAATCAATCTCGGATGGCGGAACCCCTTGTGCGACGTTTTCTTCGCCGCCCTCAGCTACTCGGGACTCGGTTCCTGCGTCGCCATTGTCGCGATCGTGCTTTTATTGAAGAAGGAGGCGCGAATCTATGCCTTTTCGATGGGCCTGGCGGCGATCCTCGGCGGGACGGCTATCGCTCACACCTTCAAAGGATTGATGCCTCGCGAAAGGCCAAGCAACCTGCCGTTCGCCGTCGTGCAGGAGCCGATCTACCATTCGTCTTTTCCGTCGGCGCATACAGCCACGGCCTTTGCCGTGGCAACCGCCCTCGCCATTCTCGCCAGTCGGCAAGGCAGGTGGTGGGGTGTTATTCTCGCCTATGTTTGGGCGTTTGGGGTTGGACTTAGCCGAATTTATCGCGGGGTGCACTGGCCAACCGATGTCGCCGGTGGCATCTGTGCAGGCATCATCGGCGGCTGTTTGGCGACCATCATTATTGATCTGGTCACCAAGGGCGGTCCTTCCAAGAAGGCATGA
- a CDS encoding HAD-IA family hydrolase, which produces MAGRCLRKERNDSSPRPIQAIIKEVDQALKDRFSQVKAVYFDLDDTLCGYWNASKAGLKSAFEQNPVPGKSPEEMVLAWGETFRQFSPELKEQTKLYHEYLTSGTVTRTHQMQLTLLSIGVDDMELAKSLSQAYMIERDRNLHLFEDSYVIIDHLYGKYPLGLITNGPADIQNMEIDTLGIRPYFSNIFIEGEMRLGKPHRNVFELAAKAVDCTPDQLLMVGNSFGHDIKPAIDYGWATAWIRRDSDVPPSSKTGKPEAIPTEGPMPNLIISELTELLPLLEG; this is translated from the coding sequence ATGGCTGGTCGGTGCCTTCGCAAAGAACGGAACGACTCCAGCCCTCGACCGATTCAAGCCATAATAAAGGAAGTGGATCAGGCGCTCAAGGATCGATTTTCTCAAGTCAAAGCGGTTTACTTCGATCTCGACGACACCCTATGCGGTTACTGGAATGCCAGCAAAGCCGGCCTGAAGTCCGCTTTTGAGCAGAATCCAGTTCCGGGTAAATCGCCGGAAGAAATGGTGCTCGCGTGGGGCGAGACCTTTCGGCAATTCAGCCCCGAACTGAAGGAGCAGACCAAGCTCTATCACGAATATTTGACGTCTGGCACGGTGACGCGAACTCATCAGATGCAATTGACGTTGCTTTCGATAGGAGTCGATGACATGGAATTGGCCAAATCTCTCAGCCAGGCCTACATGATCGAACGCGATCGAAACCTTCATTTGTTTGAAGACAGCTATGTCATCATCGACCACCTATATGGCAAATATCCCCTCGGCCTGATCACCAATGGGCCAGCCGACATTCAAAACATGGAGATCGATACGTTAGGGATTCGGCCATATTTCTCGAACATTTTCATCGAAGGAGAAATGCGTCTCGGCAAGCCCCATCGCAACGTCTTTGAGTTGGCGGCCAAGGCGGTGGACTGCACGCCGGACCAACTCCTGATGGTGGGCAACTCCTTCGGACACGATATCAAACCGGCTATCGACTATGGCTGGGCGACGGCGTGGATCCGCCGCGATTCGGATGTTCCTCCGAGCTCGAAAACCGGCAAACCGGAAGCGATTCCAACCGAAGGCCCGATGCCCAATCTGATCATCTCCGAACTGACCGAGCTTCTGCCCCTTCTGGAAGGTTAG